Proteins from one Mugil cephalus isolate CIBA_MC_2020 chromosome 15, CIBA_Mcephalus_1.1, whole genome shotgun sequence genomic window:
- the LOC125021519 gene encoding odorant receptor 131-2-like — protein MSFVNESLTNVTAGQQYHSLVGIVLSSALTTLTCCVFLFINGTLLYTLRSKSVFRETSRYLLLYNLLFADTVLLAESQVLFLFSAGRVMLSYPVCGILAFLSNLTFVISPLTLVVMSLERYVAVCYPLRHSSIITVRNTGLAIVLVWAFGSLNVLAHISLLLQFPFADLESLQMKDHCTISAMMLTQISYHFEEAFTCFLFAVAGVTVISSYVGVIVAARSASTDKASAHKARNTMTLHLVQLGLSLLSTVHNPILATLSQIMSRVELLRIQIFIYVCTVLLPRCLSALIYGLRDQTIRPVLMHHLCCRLNHTH, from the coding sequence ATGTCATTTGTAAATGAGTCTCTGACTAATGTGACAGCTGGACAGCAGTATCACAGCCTGGTTGGCATTGTGTTGTCTTCTGCTCTGACTACTCTGActtgttgtgtctttctgttcaTTAATGGGACTCTGTTGTACACACTGAGGAGTAAATCAGTGTTTAGAGAGACGTCTCGATACCTCCTGCTCTATAACCTCCTCTTTGCAGACACCGTTTTACTGGCAGAGAGTCAGGTTCTCTTCTTATTTTCCGCTGGTAGAGTGATGCTCTCGTATCCTGTTTGTGGCATTCTGGCTTTTCTTTCTAATCTGACGTTTGTGATCTCTCCTCTGACTCTGGTGGTGATGTCTCTGGAGAGGTATGTAGCCGTGTGCTACCCACTCAGACACTCTTCCATCATCACGGTCAGAAACACAGGGCTGGCTATCGTCCTAGTCTGGGCCTTCGGTTCACTAAATGTACTTGCTCACATTTCATTGCTGTTACAGTTTCCCTTTGCAGACCTGGAGAGTCTGCAGATGAAAGACCACTGCACCATCTCTGCTATGATGCTCACTCAAATATCTTATCATTTCGAAGAAGCTTttacttgttttctgtttgctgtaGCCGGTGTGACAGTCATTTCCTCTTATGTTGGTGTTATAGTAGCAGCCAGGTCGGCCTCCACAGACAAAGCTTCAGCTCATAAAGCTCGTAACACAATGACGCTGCATCTAGTCCAGCTGGGACTCAGTCTGTTGTCAACTGTGCACAACCCAATACTCGCCACTCTGTCACAAATTATGTCCAGGGTCGAACTTTTGCGcattcaaatttttatttatgtgtgtacagTCTTGCTCCCCAGATGTCTGAGTGCTCTCATTTACGGCCTCAGAGACCAGACCATCAGACCCGTCCTCATGCACCATCTCTGCTGTCGACTCAACCACACGCATTAG
- the LOC125021518 gene encoding odorant receptor 131-2-like yields the protein MSFVNESLTNVTAGQQYHSLVGIVLSSALTTLTCCVFLFINGTLLYTLRSKSGFRETSRYLLLYNLLFADTVQLAESQVLFLFSAGRVMLSYPVCGILAFLSNLTFVISPLTLVVMSLERYVAVCYPLRHSSIITVRNTGLAIVLVWAFGSLNVLAHISLLLQFPFADLESLQMKDHCTISAMMLTQISYHFEEAFTCFLFAVAGVTVISSYIGVIVVARSASTDKASARKARNTMTLHLVQLGLSLLSTVHNPILATLSQIMSRVELLRIQIFIYMCTILLPRCLSALIYGLRDQTIRPVLMHHLCCRLNHTH from the coding sequence ATGTCATTTGTAAATGAGTCTCTGACTAATGTGACAGCTGGACAGCAGTATCACAGCCTGGTTGGCATTGTGTTGTCTTCTGCTCTGACTACTCTGActtgttgtgtctttctgttcaTTAATGGGACTCTGTTGTACACACTGAGGAGTAAATCAGGGTTTAGAGAGACGTCTCGATACCTCCTGCTCTATAACCTCCTCTTTGCAGACACCGTACAGCTGGCAGAGAGTCAGGTTCTCTTCTTATTTTCCGCTGGTAGAGTGATGCTCTCATATCCTGTTTGTGGGATTCTCGCTTTTCTTTCTAATCTGACGTTTGTGATCTCTCCTCTGACTCTGGTGGTGATGTCTCTGGAGAGGTATGTAGCCGTGTGCTACCCACTCAGACACTCTTCCATCATCACGGTCAGAAACACAGGGCTGGCTATCGTCCTAGTCTGGGCCTTCGGTTCACTAAATGTACTTGCTCACATTTCATTGCTGTTACAGTTTCCCTTTGCAGACCTGGAGAGTCTGCAGATGAAAGACCACTGCACCATCTCTGCTATGATGCTCACTCAAATATCTTATCATTTCGAAGAAGCTTttacttgttttctgtttgctgtaGCTGGTGTGACAGTCATTTCCTCTTATATTGGTGTTATAGTAGTAGCCAGGTCGGCCTCCACAGACAAAGCTTCAGCTCGTAAAGCTCGTAACACAATGACGCTGCATCTAGTCCAGCTGGGACTCAGTCTGTTGTCAACTGTGCACAACCCAATACTCGCCACTCTGTCACAAATTATGTCCAGGGTAGAACTTTTGCGcattcaaatttttatttatatgtgtacgATCTTGCTCCCCAGATGTCTGAGTGCTCTCATTTACGGCCTCAGAGACCAGACCATCAGACCCGTCCTCATGCACCATCTCTGCTGTCGACTCAACCACACGCATTAG